One genomic region from Salvia hispanica cultivar TCC Black 2014 chromosome 2, UniMelb_Shisp_WGS_1.0, whole genome shotgun sequence encodes:
- the LOC125207900 gene encoding aldehyde oxidase GLOX-like: MMDMKKIVIGLSLMLVAMLQMIVVGAGGGKWDLLRSNIGVSAMHMQLLNNDRVVIFDLTDFGASNISLPNNRCRDNPKDLTLQHDCTAHSVEYNVASNSIRPLFVYSNTWCSSGAAMPDGSLMQTGGFNDGYNTVRVFKPCNDNSCDWQEFSNVLKHRRWYASNHILPDGRQIIFGGRDRFSYEFYPKTSGADLAVELPFLKDTRDPTIENNLYPFVFLNVDGNMFVFANNRAILFDYVRRVVVRNYPTIPGGDPRNYPSSGSAVLLPLRISSGAIVAEVLVCGGAPKGSFTSANNGNFVAALNTCGRIRINDPNPQWLMETMPLARVMGDMVLLPNGNVLIINGAAAGTAGWGIARNPVLTPLVYRPNNQPGSRFEAQTATSIPRMYHSNAILLRDGRVLVSGSNPNAYYTFTGVLYPTDLTMQAYSPEYLDPQFASLRPNIVSPASHSQLGYGQLLTINFTLPQPTINATTANSLTVSIAAPPFTTHSFSMNQRLLLLTTSNVTSLGGSNYQLRVSIPNSKILAPPGYYLLFLVYQQVPSPGIWVQFK, translated from the coding sequence atgatgGATATGAAAAAGATTGTAattggtttgagtttgatgcTAGTAGCAATGTTGCAAATGATTGTTGTTGGTGCTGGTGGGGGCAAGTGGGACCTTTTACGGTCGAACATCGGGGTGTCTGCGATGCACATGCAACTCCTGAACAACGATCGTGTTGTGATCTTCGACCTGACTGATTTCGGAGCCTCAAACATTTCCCTGCCAAACAACCGGTGTCGCGACAACCCAAAGGATCTGACACTCCAACACGATTGCACAGCGCATTCTGTTGAGTACAACGTGGCTTCCAACTCAATCCGGCCCCTGTTCGTGTACAGCAACACGTGGTGCTCTTCTGGAGCCGCCATGCCTGATGGTTCTCTAATGCAGACGGGAGGATTCAACGACGGTTATAATACCGTTAGAGTGTTCAAACCATGCAACGATAATTCTTGTGATTGGCAGGAATTTAGCAATGTCCTCAAACACAGAAGATGGTATGCCTCCAATCATATTTTACCTGATGGTAGGCAGATCATTTTTGGTGGACGCGACCGCTTCTCGTACGAGTTTTACCCCAAAACATCCGGAGCTGATCTAGCTGTTGAGTTGCCTTTCCTTAAGGACACTCGTGATCCGACCATTGAAAACAATCTCTACCcctttgttttcttgaatgTGGATGGGAATATGTTTGTCTTCGCCAACAATCGAGCTATCTTGTTCGACTATGTAAGGAGAGTGGTGGTAAGAAATTACCCTACCATCCCGGGTGGGGATCCTAGGAACTATCCTAGTTCGGGTTCTGCAGTTCTGCTTCCGTTGCGGATATCCTCAGGAGCAATAGTAGCGGAAGTATTGGTGTGCGGGGGAGCACCGAAAGGATCCTTTACAAGTGCAAATAACGGCAACTTTGTAGCGGCCCTTAATACATGTGGGAGGATCCGAATAAATGATCCAAATCCGCAGTGGCTCATGGAGACAATGCCTCTCGCCAGAGTCATGGGTGACATGGTGTTGCTCCCCAATGGAAATGTCTTGATTATTAACGGGGCCGCTGCTGGTACAGCTGGCTGGGGTATAGCGCGTAATCCTGTGCTTACACCCCTCGTTTATCGTCCCAATAATCAGCCCGGCTCCAGGTTTGAGGCACAGACCGCCACTTCTATACCTCGGATGTACCACTCCAATGCAATATTGCTTCGCGATGGACGTGTTCTTGTTAGTGGAAGCAATCCAAATGCTTATTACACATTTACAGGGGTTCTCTATCCCACAGACCTCACAATGCAAGCTTATTCCCCGGAATACTTAGATCCACAGTTTGCATCTCTTCGTCCCAACATCGTTTCCCCGGCTTCGCATTCTCAGCTTGGCTATGGACAACTACTTACCATTAATTTCACCCTTCCTCAACCCACAATCAATGCTACTACTGCTAATTCTCTTACCGTCTCAATCGCCGCACCTCCCTTCACGACACACTCATTTTCCATGAATCAAAGACTCCTCCTTCTTACCACTTCTAATGTCACATCTTTGGGAGGATCCAATTATCAACTTCGTGTCTCCATTCCCAATTCTAAAATTCTTGCTCCTCCAGGATATTATCTTCTCTTTCTTGTGTATCAACAAGTTCCAAGTCCTGGCATTTGGGTCCAATTCAAGTAG